A DNA window from Leptolyngbya sp. KIOST-1 contains the following coding sequences:
- a CDS encoding trypsin-like peptidase domain-containing protein encodes MAQTVLGRLTAGSAMVGALLAGMAAIAPPSGFNLGLSPAQAQSVVDEATTIRVYEQVSPAVVAINTRSGGGSGSIVDASGLILTNAHVVGRDRVVTVRLSDGRSFEGDVVGYGQDRLDLAAVRLRGNPTGLPTVSIAPVNSVRVGQSAFAIGSPFGLQGTLTVGIVSRIDRDRNVIQTDAAINPGNSGGPLLNSSGQLIGVNTSIFTTGNSGGNVGIGFAIPTDAVQTFLASVRSGTASAAPPTNRTNREPAPLALGAVVQGQLNDSSNVLPDGSFYNPYRFEGRAGQTVTIDMSSQEVDSYLILLAPDRDDFSIQDDDSGGNLNARISVQLPYTGSYLILANTVSQGESGRYQLRLSQGGGGQPTTSRVGLRQQGVLGPGDRTLQDGSYYQEFTFQGRAGQSVLIRLESPDFDTYLILFDDARNRIGENDDANPNTTNSELAVRLPRDGTYRVLVNSYRRGGRGRYLLTVD; translated from the coding sequence ATGGCACAAACGGTATTGGGGCGGTTGACGGCGGGTTCGGCCATGGTGGGGGCGCTGCTGGCGGGGATGGCCGCGATCGCTCCCCCCAGCGGATTCAATCTGGGACTGTCCCCAGCCCAGGCCCAGTCAGTAGTCGATGAGGCCACCACCATTCGCGTGTACGAGCAGGTCAGCCCGGCGGTGGTAGCCATCAACACCCGCAGCGGCGGCGGCAGCGGCAGCATTGTCGATGCCAGCGGTCTGATTCTCACCAACGCCCACGTGGTGGGTCGCGATCGGGTGGTCACCGTGCGGCTGTCCGACGGTCGCAGCTTTGAGGGCGATGTGGTCGGCTACGGCCAGGATCGCCTCGACCTGGCGGCGGTGCGGCTGCGGGGCAACCCCACCGGGCTGCCCACGGTGTCCATTGCGCCGGTTAACTCGGTGCGGGTAGGCCAGAGCGCCTTTGCCATTGGCAGCCCCTTTGGGCTCCAGGGCACCCTCACGGTGGGTATTGTCAGCCGCATCGACCGCGATCGCAACGTGATTCAGACCGATGCCGCCATCAACCCCGGCAACTCCGGTGGGCCGCTGCTCAACAGCAGTGGCCAGCTGATCGGCGTCAACACCTCGATCTTTACCACCGGCAACAGCGGCGGCAACGTGGGCATTGGCTTTGCCATTCCCACCGATGCGGTGCAGACGTTTCTAGCTTCGGTGCGCTCGGGAACGGCCAGTGCCGCTCCGCCCACCAACCGCACCAACCGAGAGCCCGCCCCGCTCGCCCTAGGCGCGGTGGTGCAGGGCCAACTCAACGACAGCAGCAACGTGCTGCCCGACGGCAGCTTCTACAACCCCTACCGCTTTGAGGGCCGGGCCGGCCAAACCGTCACCATCGACATGAGCAGCCAGGAGGTCGACTCCTACCTGATCCTGCTGGCCCCCGATCGCGACGACTTTTCCATCCAGGACGACGACAGCGGCGGCAACCTCAACGCCCGCATTTCGGTGCAGCTGCCCTACACCGGGTCGTACCTAATTTTGGCCAACACCGTTTCCCAGGGGGAATCGGGGCGCTATCAGCTGCGCCTCAGCCAGGGGGGCGGGGGCCAGCCGACCACCAGCCGGGTGGGGCTGCGGCAGCAGGGGGTGCTCGGGCCAGGCGATCGCACCCTGCAGGACGGCTCCTACTACCAGGAGTTCACCTTCCAGGGCCGAGCCGGACAGAGCGTGCTGATTCGGCTGGAGAGCCCCGACTTCGACACCTACCTGATTTTGTTTGACGACGCCCGCAACCGCATTGGCGAAAACGACGACGCCAACCCCAACACCACCAACTCTGAACTGGCCGTCCGGCTCCCCCGCGATGGCACCTACCGGGTGCTGGTCAACAGCTATCGCCGGGGCGGACGTGGCCGCTACTTGCTGACGGTAGATTAG
- a CDS encoding gamma-glutamylcyclotransferase — MAEGIKLAVNGTLMRGLELNANLLTVGAEFLYEAATTPHYRLWSINDVHPAMVRVSQGGVAVALEVWQVPPAGLVQVLLQEPPGLSIGKVTLATGETVLGVLGEPVLCEGQREISAFGGWRSYCGALVTPEL, encoded by the coding sequence ATGGCGGAGGGGATTAAGCTAGCGGTCAACGGCACCCTGATGCGGGGGCTAGAACTCAACGCCAACCTGCTGACGGTTGGGGCGGAGTTTCTCTACGAAGCCGCCACCACCCCCCACTACCGGCTGTGGTCAATTAATGACGTGCATCCGGCCATGGTGCGGGTGAGCCAGGGCGGGGTGGCGGTGGCCCTGGAGGTGTGGCAGGTGCCCCCGGCGGGGCTGGTGCAGGTGCTGCTGCAGGAACCGCCGGGGCTGAGCATTGGTAAGGTGACGTTGGCCACGGGGGAAACGGTGCTGGGGGTGCTGGGGGAACCCGTTTTGTGCGAGGGCCAGCGGGAGATTTCGGCGTTCGGCGGCTGGCGATCGTACTGCGGTGCCCTGGTTACCCCCGAACTGTAG